In Sander vitreus isolate 19-12246 chromosome 7, sanVit1, whole genome shotgun sequence, a genomic segment contains:
- the perm1a gene encoding uncharacterized protein perm1a has protein sequence MEDFEFSVEICDRDWECFFAECEECNLLPPSLAVVDDSGMSDIDDTRSIHAKRVKKADLTAGFSEADRPIDGPPDCEGSPVECNCSKHVVGGMESVLSGSEEDIHLQSVNIFFETLKDLTEAERLTEPSQVRNGKNREAILEEERCSDGQQASSSSLPKNIPKLNSLPASGETAVGKETAEPFDTISNINVMKKNMPGSNISPEPAASNLVLKTNTSAYPETRFFIREEACTETRVNETTPFSQSLDSLEGVVGSESTPHTDKVMKVEMCTPLDYVKQCKKFSTDSMSNLEMVTHVKRKEDQNPDLLQSDTSCTNKTASQESSPTASIKRKRRKKRRLSFEPAESVHERQVLVKQSDSEEEQYAWRGGTGLCFFEDINVSYLNEQQQKCTSSLTTYSATSNLPVKISAKEIKVNYLSHYSPPSDSQYKYLPESIVRKGRCKATGSAENNATNDGSVTPLSQTDNSAMSAPNNSGIVATNLQPCSKLHVELHVEESTGLPVSITDSVIDQSDLATEMANCGRKDTHAGSLQQSETINHSIIFYKNDQNPESVLPSADSYDPAMEVSQNDKLSPAKSVLAVEAGNCGRDNHALCQREAEPQQQLEIDCQDRDQYRSPLEKTNFPLSASSSETRNSKPKQFKTKACPFMEEISSQVGCAKLTLHTSNALPDKHCLVKRPSSLDINITAQQTEHPLVLHTLSKFDVLSKKNTTDERTELATSQTMGFQSGNPFLSGDINLTGKSQRETKSPMSEDLLTSPSYITPVSSCCTLDTESASSLSDMSGSSCLSVNQNDPINQAEETSLILAKHEERDGTSESKSQPVSNDTTDSKCDLAVKAEDVITAYKEECEPEKAPDSKYSVFAMSSFWSDMEKLTINDILGLRMISKAAPPNLLPPLQESEETNMFAMTDSGVFTQLDESKSEQTNEDMSNDSNYVESSSGSVMSVDSSSSRGAMWRSLGADIYPENMMSTSVRDISQPVLPGGAQTCLRKISKNVSVHNLHALESFRYTRKCQTLETLDQGQIQKIEYFTGGHMPEHDKDVDSSASFSTDSYRISLTDIFQYLFGGKQSIPSQSARDSITTCYTDGNSVPETYDHFFSEFDTESFFYPLIKADDQTKDKQVPIFSYSRSANRNLQFPEVYDHFFASSSSDDSSVESDEEDSCSPVRVVTRFSRTSSASQSSTDIYENFFTDGDLRLFWKTTLSFRNISLTGSTVQKQTLKNPLFHGPVRQSGTSLARTVHPINALGNQDVMFPDPLLYHLDDRIYTQIAQRPFRYEDLETAVSNPRLDASLLPLRQSDMCLVCIAFASWVLKTANPQVGDTWKAVLLANVSALSAIRYLRKYVKMEAAASEKKLNYTDPSDSSDLSPLRNLSNI, from the coding sequence ATGGAAGACTTTGAATTCAGTGTGGAGATCTGTGACCGTGACTGGGAGTGCTTCTTTGCGGAGTGTGAGGAGTGTAACCTGCTTCCTCCTTCATTAGCAGTTGTGGATGATTCGGGGATGAGTGACATCGATGATACAAGGTCCATTCACGCTAAGAGGGTTAAGAAAGCCGACCTAACAGCAGGCTTTTCAGAGGCTGACCGCCCCATCGACGGCCCCCCAGACTGTGAGGGCTCTCCTGTGGAGTGTAACTGCAGCAAACACGTCGTAGGTGGAATGGAGAGCGTGCTCTCGGGCAGTGAGGAGGATATACACCTGCAGTCTGTCAATATATTCTTTGAAACGCTGAAAGATCTTACCGAGGCTGAGAGGCTTACTGAGCCAAGCCAAGTGAGAAATGGAAAAAACAGAGAGGCAATACTGGAGGAGGAACGGTGTAGTGATGGGCAACAAGCCAGCAGCAGTTCTTTGCCAAAGAACATCCCCAAATTAAACTCTCTGCCTGCCAGCGGTGAAACAGCAGTTGGCAAAGAGACCGCGGAGCCTTTCGACACCATCAGCAACATAAacgtaatgaaaaaaaacatgcctgGTTCCAACATTTCCCCTGAACCTGCAGCCAGTAACTTAGTGCTCAAGACTAATACATCAGCTTACCCTGAAACAAGGTTTTTTATCAGAGAAGAAGCCTGCACAGAAACCAGAGTAAATGAGACAACACCGTTCAGTCAGTCTCTAGACTCACTGGAGGGGGTTGTTGGCTCAGAATCAACACCTCACACTGACAAAGTGATGAAGGTGGAAATGTGCACACCTCTGGATTATGTTAAGCAGTGTAAAAAGTTTAGCACAGATTCAATGAGTAATCTAGAAATGGTGACGCATGTTAAAAGAAAGGAAGATCAAAACCCTGATTTATTACAGTCAGACACATCATGCACAAACAAAACAGCGAGCCAAGAATCATCTCCAACTGCCTCTatcaaaagaaagagaaggaagaagaGACGACTCAGTTTTGAGCCAGCTGAGAGTGTGCATGAGAGGCAGGTTTTAGTCAAGCAGAGCGACTCAGAGGAAGAACAATATGCATGGAGAGGAGGAACtggtctgtgtttttttgagGATATTAATGTATCCTATTTAAacgaacaacaacaaaaatgtacgTCCTCTTTAACTACATATTCAGCGACCAGCAATCTCCCAGTGAAGATATCTGCTAAGGAGATCAAAGTAAATTATCTTTCTCACTACAGTCCTCCAAGTGACAGTCAATACAAATATTTACCAGAGAGCATAGTCAGAAAGGGAAGGTGTAAAGCAACAGGCTCGGCTGAAAATAATGCAACTAATGATGGGTCAGTAACCCCGCTGAGTCAAACTGATAACAGCGCAATGTCAGCACCAAACAATAGTGGTATTGTGGCAACAAATTTACAGCCATGCAGCAAATTACATGTAGAATTACATGTAGAAGAATCCACTGGGTTGCCAGTTTCAATTACTGATTCTGTAATTGATCAATCAGACCTGGCCACAGAAATGGCAAACTGCGGAAGAAAGGACACTCATGCAGGGAGTCTCCAGCAGTCTGAAACAATTAATCATTCTATCATTTTCtacaaaaatgatcaaaatCCAGAATCTGTTTTACCAAGTGCAGATTCATATGATCCTGCAATGGAAGTCAGCCAAAATGACAAACTATCCCCTGCTAAGTCGGTCCTGGCTGTAGAGGCTGGAAATTGTGGCAGAGACAACCACGCACTGTGTCAAAGAGAGGCTGAGCCCCAACAACAGCTGGAAATTGACTGTCAAGACAGGGACCAATATAGATCTCCACTGGAAAAGACTaattttcctctgtctgcaaGCAGTTCTGAGACTCGCAACTCAAAACCCAAGCAATTCAAAACTAAAGCCTGTCCATTCATGGAGGAGATTTCCAGTCAAGTGGGCTGTGCTAAATTAACATTACATACCAGCAATGCATTGCCTGATAAACACTGTCTGGTTAAAAGGCCTTCCAGTTTAGATATAAATATTACAGCACAGCAAACAGAACATCCTCTGGTGCTTCACACATTATCCAAATTTGATGTTTtgtcaaagaaaaacacaacagatgAGAGAACTGAATTAGCAACATCACAAACAATGGGTTTTCAAAGTGGGAATCCCTTTCTATCTGGTGACATTAATTTAACGGGCAAAAGTCAGAGAGAAACCAAATCGCCCATGTCTGAGGATTTACTCACAAGTCCTTCATATATTACACCAGTATCATCCTGCTGCACTCTGGACACAGAATCTGCCTCGTCACTCTCAGACATGTCAGGAAGTTCTTGTTtatctgtcaatcaaaatgacCCTATAAATCAAGCAGAAGAAACGTCACTAATACTGGCAAAACATGAGGAAAGAGATGGCACATCTGAATCCAAAAGCCAGCCTGTGTCAAATGACACAACAGATTCAAAATGTGATTTAGCGGTCAAAGCAGAAGATGTCATTACAGCATATAAAGAAGAATGTGAACCTGAAAAGGCACCAGATTCAAAATATTCAGTCTTCGCTATGTCTTCTTTTTGGAGTGACATGGAGAAGCTGACAATAAATGATATTCTGGGTTTACGAATGATCAGCAAAGCTGCTCCACCCAACCTTCTCCCACCTTTACAGGAAAGTGAGGAGACCAACATGTTTGCTATGACGGATTCAGGTGTTTTTACTCAACTGGATGAGTCCAAGTCTGAACAAACCAATGAAGACATGTCCAATGATTCTAATTATGTAGAATCAAGTTCAGGGTCTGTTATGTCAGTTGACTCTTCCTCTTCAAGAGGTGCTATGTGGAGGAGTTTAGGTGCTGATATTTACCCTGAGAATATGATGTCAACATCTGTTAGGGATATTTCTCAACCTGTCCTCCCTGGAGGTGCTCAAACGTGCCTCAGAAAGATTTCTAAGAATGTGAGTGTGCACAATCTACATGCACTGGAATCTTTCAGATACACTAGGAAATGCCAAACTTTAGAAACCTTAGACCAAggacaaatacaaaaaatagaGTATTTTACTGGTGGACACATGCCTGAGCATGACAAAGACGTGGACTCTTCAGCTTCATTTTCAACAGACAGCTACAGAATCTCTCTCACAGATATATTTCAGTATCTCTTTGGTGGAAAGCAATCAATTCCCAGCCAATCAGCAAGAGATAGCATAACCACCTGCTACACTGATGGAAATTCTGTCCCTGAAACTTATGATCATTTTTTCTCAGAGTTTGATACAGAAAGCTTCTTCTACCCTCTCATCAAAGCCGACGATCAGACCAAAGACAAGCAGGTTCCTATCTTTTCCTACTCTCGCTCAGCTAATAGAAATCTACAGTTCCCTGAGGTTTATGATCACTTCTTTGCATCCTCTTCTTCTGATGATTCTTCTGTTGAATCTGATGAAGAAGATAGCTGCAGTCCTGTGAGGGTGGTGACCAGGTTCAGCCGTACATCAAGCGCATCTCAGAGTTCTACAGACATATACGAGAATTTCTTCACAGATGGCGACCTCAGACTATTTTGGAAAACCACACTCTCCTTTAGAAATATTAGTTTGACTGGATCTACAGTCCAGAAGCAGACTCTCAAGAACCCTCTGTTTCATGGACCTGTGAGGCAAAGTGGCACATCCCTTGCAAGGACAGTTCATCCTATAAATGCTCTAGGAAATCAAGACGTGATGTTTCCTGATCCACTTTTGTACCACCTGGATGACAGGATCTACACACAAATAGCCCAGCGGCCTTTCAGATACGAGGACTTAGAGACAGCTGTTTCAAATCCAA